A genomic window from Lotus japonicus ecotype B-129 chromosome 1, LjGifu_v1.2 includes:
- the LOC130733956 gene encoding ethylene-overproduction protein 1-like: MRGLKVSDILNSSETNGRKNKATGGATRIKTLFSKPKSNNNKENSTSAVANLVVPLQLPSADTLEPSIEAYLKPPNLVEALAELYRWLECCPQSQKALLFVEQYSLLRSLGDQKLLRTCLRTARRNADDVFSKVVLSAWLRFERREDELVGVSSMDCAGGSILECPKLNLVHGFSPSSVNDKCQCSQETKQETSNESVCLLNEEKDVSFCIGNVEIKCVRWRIASLSDPFKAMLYGGFAESKMRKIDFTQNGICPKGMRAVELYSRVKRLELFCPMTVLELLSFANRFCCEEMKSACEAHLASTVVNVDDALALVEYGLEEKAPLLVASCLQVLLRELPNSLYNSKVIKIFCSPEGKKRLETMGYDSFLLYYFLSQVSMEENMVSKTTMMLLERLGECAAENWQKALAFHQLGCVNLERKEYQDARHYFEVAAEAGHVYSLAGIARTKYKQNQPCSAYKLISSLIFEHKPAGWMYQERALYNTGWEKSFDLDVATELDPSLSFPYKYRALAKVEEKQIKAGILELDKIIGFKLSPDCLELRAWLFLSLEEYESALRDVRALLTLEPSYVTSHGKITGKYLVYLLSHVVRQKSQAECWMQLYEEWSSVDDVGSLAIIHQMLENEPAKSLLEFRQSLLLLRLNCQKAAMRSLRMARNHSSSMQERLIYEGWILYDTGYRDEALSRADKSIAIQRSFEALFLKAYMLADTSLNPESSSYVIQLLETALKCPSDGLRKGQALNNMGSIYVDCGKLDLAKACYKNALEIRHTRAHQGLARVYHQKNQRKAAYDEMTKLIEKAESNASAYEKRSEYCDREMAKADLDLATQLDPLRTYPYRFRAAVLMDEQKETEAVEEITKAINFKLDMKILHLRAAFYESMGDISSSLQDCQAALCLDPNHTETLDLYQRAQKLSF; this comes from the exons ATGCGTGGCCTGAAGGTCAGTGACATCCTCAATTCCTCAGAAACCAATGGCAGAAAAAACAAAGCTACTGGGGGTGCCACCAGAATCAAAACATTGTTTTCAAAGCCCAAATCCAATAACAACAAGGAAAACTCAACCTCAGCAGTTGCAAACCTTGTTGTTCCTCTTCAACTACCTTCTGCTGACACCCTTGAGCCTTCCATTGAAGCTTACCTTAAACCCCCCAACCTCGTAGAGGCCTTGGCAGAACTGTATCGCTGGCTTGAGTGCTGCCCGCAATCCCAGAAAGCATTGCTCTTTGTGGAGCAGTACTCGCTTCTCCGCAGCCTCGGAGACCAGAAGCTTCTCCGGACTTGTCTCAGAACAGCGCGCCGGAATGCGGATGACGTGTTCTCCAAGGTTGTGCTGTCAGCATGGCTGAGGTTCGAGAGGAGGGAGGACGAGCTTGTGGGCGTCTCTTCAATGGACTGTGCTGGTGGCAGCATTCTTGAATGTCCAAAGTTGAATTTGGTTCATGGATTTAGTCCCAGTTCAGTTAATGATAAGTGTCAGTGTTCACAAGAGACTAAACAGGAAACTAGCAATGAAAGTGTGTGTTTACTAAATGAGGAAAAGGATGTTTCTTTTTGCATTGGAAATGTGGAAATCAAATGTGTTAGGTGGAGAATTGCATCACTATCAGACCCTTTTAAGGCTATGCTCTATGGTGGTTTTGCAGAGTCCAAAATGAGGAAGATTGATTTCACCCAAAATGGGATATGCCCAAAGGGTATGAGAGCAGTGGAATTATACAGCAGGGTAAAAAGATTGGAACTTTTCTGCCCCATGACTGTTTTGGAGCTTCTTTCATTTGCCAATAGGTTCTGTTGTGAGGAGATGAAGTCTGCTTGTGAGGCCCATTTGGCTTCAACTGTAGTGAATGTGGATGATGCATTGGCACTTGTTGAGTATGGATTGGAAGAGAAAGCACCTCTTCTTGTAGCTTCATGCTTACAAGTGCTTCTCAGGGAGCTGCCAAATTCTTTGTATAACTCAAAAGTGATAAAAATCTTCTGTAGTCCCGAGGGAAAGAAAAGGTTAGAAACTATGGGGTATGATTCTTTCTTACTCTACTATTTCCTGAGCCAGGTTTCTATGGAGGAAAACATGGTATCTAAGACTACAATGATGTTACTAGAAAGACTTGGGGAGTGTGCAGCTGAAAATTGGCAGAAAGCACTTGCATTCCATCAATTGGGGTGTGTGAATCTTGAAAGGAAAGAATACCAAGATGCTAGACATTATTTTGAAGTTGCAGCTGAAGCAGGTCATGTGTATTCTTTGGCTGGTATAGCCAGAACAAAGTATAAACAAAATCAACCATGTTCAGCCTATAAGTTAATCAGTTCTCTCATATTTGAGCATAAACCTGCTGGGTGGATGTACCAGGAGCGTGCTCTTTACAATACCGGATGGGAAAAAAGTTTCGATTTAGACGTTGCAACTGAACTAGACCCTTCCCTTTCATTTCCTTATAAATATAGAGCATTGGCAAAGGTGGAAGAGAAGCAGATAAAGGCTGGAATCTTAGAGCTTGATAAGATTATTGGATTTAAGCTCTCTCCGGATTGCCTAGAATTGCGAGCTTGGTTGTTTCTTTCACTTGAGGAATATGAGAGTGCCTTGAGAGATGTTCGCGCATTGTTAACTTTGGAACCAAGTTATGTAACTTCACATGGGAAGATCACAGGGAAATACTTGGTTTATCTACTTAGTCATGTGGTAAGGCAGAAGAGCCAGGCTGAATGCTGGATGCAATTATATGAAGAATGGTCTTCTGTAGATGATGTTGGTTCCTTGGCTATTATACATCAGATGTTAGAGAATGAGCCTGCAAAGAGCCTGCTAGAGTTTCGTCAGTCTCTACTCCTTTTAAG GTTAAACTGTCAAAAGGCTGCAATGCGCAGTTTGAGGATGGCAAGAAACCATTCCAGCTCAATGCAAGAAAGGTTAATATATGAAGGGTGGATTCTATATGATACTGGATACCGGGATGAAGCTCTATCCAGAGCTGATAAGTCCATTGCAATTCAGAGATCATTTGAAGCTTTGTTTCTAAAAGCATATATGTTGGCAGATACAAGTTTGAATCCTGAATCTTCTTCTTATGTAATCCAACTTCTGGAAACAGCACTTAAATGTCCTTCAGATGGTCTTCGCAAAGGACAA GCACTGAATAACATGGGGAGCATTTATGTGGATTGTGGAAAGCTTGATCTAGCAAAAGCATGCTACAAGAATGCCCTGGAAATTAGGCACACAAGAGCTCATCAAGGTCTAGCGCGCGTTTATCATCAGAAAAATCAACGAAAAGCCGCGTATGATGAGATGACGAAGCTAATTGAGAAGGCTGAGAGCAATGCCTCAGCGTATGAGAAACGATCTGAATACTGTGACCGCGAGATGGCGAAGGCTGATCTTGATTTAGCAACACAACTTGATCCTTTAAGGACATATCCATATAGATTCAGGGCAGCAG TGCTGATGGATGAGCAAAAAGAAACTGAAGCTGTGGAAGAGATCACCAAGGCCATAAACTTCAAGCTTGACATGAAAATACTTCATCTACGAGCAGCGTTTTACGAGTCAATGGGGGACATATCCTCTTCTCTTCAAGACTGTCAGGCAGCTCTATGCTTAGATCCTAACCATACAGAAACACTTGATTTGTATCAAAGGGCACAAAAACTGAGCTTTTAA
- the LOC130733955 gene encoding uncharacterized protein At3g28850-like has product MWRPWGKSKSTTRIHSASSSPSFSCSSFKDIQTLCLDEPPPQPSPIRKSTVFHRVRLANSLLRTWSTHSQNQNHHHQQQQQQQPKLPRTLSYPDDSLPDLPPSPSPAPEIYLPGTENRVVVYFTSLRVVRPTFEGCKSVLAILRGFRVRIDERDVSMDSAFTAELIRVMGRSRLTLPRVFIGGRYVGGAEEVRQMNEVGELKKILKALPEVDPAECDVCGGHRFVLCDECYGSRKVFTEKAGFRVCIACNENGLVRCPSCFDDPILL; this is encoded by the coding sequence ATGTGGCGACCGTGGGGCAAATCCAAATCAACCACTCGAATTCACAGTGCATCTtcttcaccttccttctcctgTTCCTCCTTCAAAGACATTCAAACCCTTTGCCTCGACGAACCACCGCCACAACCCTCCCCCATCAGAAAATCCACCGTTTTCCACCGAGTCCGACTCGCCAACTCGCTCCTCCGCACCTGGTCAACTCACTCCCAAAAccagaaccaccaccaccaacaacaacaacaacaacaaccgaAGCTACCCAGAACCCTCTCCTACCCAGATGACTCGTTACCTGACCTTCCACCTTCTCCCTCTCCGGCGCCGGAGATTTACCTTCCGGGTACAGAGAATCGTGTGGTGGTGTACTTCACGAGCCTGCGCGTGGTGAGGCCGACATTCGAGGGCTGCAAGAGCGTGTTGGCCATTCTCCGCGGCTTCCGCGTCCGAATCGACGAGCGGGACGTGTCGATGGACTCAGCTTTCACGGCGGAGCTGATCCGGGTGATGGGTCGGAGCAGGTTGACGCTGCCGCGTGTGTTCATTGGAGGGAGGTATGTTGGTGGTGCTGAGGAGGTGAGGCAGATGAACGAGGTGGGGGAGCTGAAGAAGATTCTTAAAGCGCTGCCGGAGGTGGATCCGGCGGAGTGTGACGTTTGCGGCGGTCACCGGTTTGTTCTGTGTGATGAGTGTTATGGTAGCAGGAAGGTGTTTACTGAGAAAGCTGGATTCAGAGTCTGCATTGCTTGCAATGAGAATGGTCTTGTTAGGTGCCCTTCTTGTTTTGATGATCCAATTTTATTATGA
- the LOC130733958 gene encoding probable N-acetyltransferase HLS1: MGDPICRIRNSSMYMMLVAEDQDNELVGVIQGSIKVLTIHGHAPHDLAKVGYVLGLRVAPHSQRKGIGSNLVQRLEEWFISNDVDYTYVATEKDDHASVSFFMGKFGYTKFRTLAVLVNPVNHHSVQISPNIEIARLKIEKAESLYRRFMGSTEFFPIDIENILRNKLSLGTWVAYFKEDSGWCESDGKVPHSWAMLSVWNSGEIYNLRIGKAPLSCLLFIKSWNLIGKILPCLKFPTLPDFFNPFGFYFIYGVYHEGPLSGKLVRDLCQFVHNMASISKCENENSKIIVTEVGEGDELNHHIPHQKSLPCPDLWCIKTLKNEETHTFCELTNTPPRALFVDPTEV; this comes from the exons ATGGGTGACCCAATCTGTAGGATTCGAAACAGTTCTATGTACATGATGCTG GTAGCAGAGGATCAGGACAATGAATTGGTTGGTGTCATTCAAGGCTCAATAAAAGTGCTCACAATTCATGGTCATGCTCCACATGATTTGGCCAAGGTAGGCTATGTCCTAGGCCTAAGGGTTGCACCCCATTCTCAGAGAAAGGGAATTGGCTCCAACCTAGTGCAAAGGCTAGAAGAATGGTTCATTTCCAATGATGTAGACTATACATATGTGGCCACAGAGAAAGATGACCATGCCTCAGTGAGTTTCTTCATGGGAAAGTTTGGCTACACTAAGTTCAGGACTCTGGCTGTGCTAGTAAACCCAGTGAATCATCACTCAGTTCAAATCTCACCCAACATTGAGATAGCTAGGCTCAAGATTGAAAAGGCTGAATCCCTCTATAGAAGATTCATGGGCTCCACTGAGTTCTTCCCTATTGACATAGAAAATATACTAAGGAACAAGCTAAGCTTGGGGACATGGGTGGCTTATTTTAAAGAAGATAGTGGCTGGTGTGAGTCAGATGGAAAAGTGCCTCATAGTTGGGCTATGCTTAGTGTGTGGAACAGTGGTGAAATCTACAACCTAAGGATAGGGAAAGCACCTTTGTCTTGCTTGTTATTCATAAAGAGTTGGAACTTGATTGGTAAAATCTTACCATGCTTGAAATTTCCAACCTTGCCTGATTTCTTCAATCCATTTGGGTTCTACTTCATATATGGGGTGTACCATGAAGGGCCACTCTCAGGGAAGCTGGTGAGGGACTTGTGCCAATTTGTGCACAACATGGCTTCTATATCCAAGTGTGAGAATGAGAACTCCAAGATCATTGTGACAGAAGTTGGAGAAGGAGATGAGCTAAACCATCATATTCCTCATCAGAAATCTCTCCCATGCCCGGACTTGTGGTGCATAAAGACCTTGAAAAATGAAGAGACACACACGTTTTGTGAATTAACCAATACTCCACCAAGAGCTCTCTTTGTAGACCCGACAGAGGTCTAA